AACTGCAGGAACTATTTCACCCTACTTTTAATCCAGATCGTTCTCATTAAttaaactgtaaagaaaaaggcaaaagcaccatattgtttttcaaagtgttttggttttttttccagataacTGTTGCAGGTGGTGACAGATACAAAAGATTTCACACGGATCCAGGCCTGGAGTTTTTTCAATGAGCAGGGTGGCTGCCTTCTCCGTAGATTGCTGCATGCAGGCTATAAACCCTTGCATGCTCGCCAGTTGCTGGGTCTAAGGGTTTATGTATGTGCTTCCCATACTCTGAAGATGTCACCACAGGAACAGGTCTTGCCATTTCCTGTGAAAACACAAAAGTTGCCTATAGAAGAAAATCACAGAGTGAATAGAAAACATGGCAATCTTCTACTGCTAAATGTGCTGAGGCCAGGGGTAAAATAACTGAGAGAACGGTACAAATCTGCCATATGGATGTGTATTTGTTTAGCGCCTTTACTGTTCTGTCTTTGACCTAgttttttatgtcatttttatCTTAATAAACCATGAATGTGTCGCTAAATGATGAGATGGTAAGGTATGGAGCTTATGGAGTGGACTGGTAATTTTTTACACAAATACATATACACATGTGATTACCATGAGATTACTGGTGTCAGGAAAGTTAATCCACAAACActagaggtttatgtccaaaaaggagacagaggagtccttttactttattcgaataaagggagagtGTTGTAGTTTAGGGCATAGCGGAGCGGAAGATACCGGGATGTAACGGGAAGCTATTAGACCCCCCTCTGTTAGGATAGCTAGGCCTCTTGTAActagccaatagcacctaggtGTGACGTAtgcagatgggagtaacacagtgaACCTAGGCTATAAAATGTTAAGTTTCCTCGAAATAAATCGCCATTTtcgccatccatcacattgatgcaGTGGGAGATGGACCGCGCGGCTGGGATAGCCGTCTGTGCTGTAGCTGATCGGGGTGCTTATCTTGCTTCAAACCCAAcagggagaggccatggggcattcccctggggtctctcaaagttttggagggcgcagcctcctttttatcctaattcccggcCACTtgtcccttctccctctccctttccccataggctgaggtacttgagaggtacagactgCCCGGAACGCCTGACACCTGGGGTACCTTCCCCTCAATGCATAATCCCTTATCccttcttaacttttatggaattcatagtgttctttcagtgcctctttgatcttctactggaatccatcccattgtttgTGTCATCTCTCACTGATAACTACATCCTATcaactgacccacagcttgtttgtaaagacaagcTCATCATTCCTCTTACTGGCAAACTAAATGCTagaaaagcacagattttaGTTATCTTGTGCATTGAGTTGCAtgattcttttgaaaaataggACAGATTTGTACCCCCTGTTACAGGAACACCGACCCTGCTTGCacaattcagtgaaaaaagcatgaaaaaagcAAAGCCTAAAGAAAAACCCTGAGCAACCACTAGCCCATGCAAGCTTTCcctgaaggaaataaaacacatacTACgttatttctgaaatgaatgaaagatttttttagaaacacTTGTAGCTGTAAGATTACAGAAGCAACTGGTTTGCAATTGTGGAAAGTGGACTTGATGAAAAACAACCTGACCAAGAAAAGATTTTAAGCTCGTTCTTAGTAAACTGCACTTTAAGTGGCTGTATAATCACTATTTGCAATCTGCAGTTCTTTCCTGTGTTACAGCAACAGGGAGGTACCAAACCAGAAGGGAAAGATaggatttgtttatttttctttccctagcAAAAGGTCTCAGATTTATCAGGCTGCTTGTATGTTTGCACACTGACTAACATAGTAAGCCTTGGTCTGCAATGTGTTTTTCTAGTCTTACAATATAAATAGTATCTAAAAGGCAAATCAAAATGCAGATGCTGCACCATAATTCAAGTGCAAGCAAATGACTTCTTTGCTACAACAGACACAAACCTGGGCAAATTAGCACTTAAGTCCTGAAAAGATGCAGGTGGGAACACAGATATCTCATAGCAGGACAATCAGCTAAGAGGTATTTCCGACCTCATGGACAGAACCTGAGTTTCTTGGAAAGATGCTGTAAactcttttaaaaagcaaacaaaaagacaaacaaaaagacTATACCTAAGTAACTAACCCACTCAATAGAAAAGctcatttcaaaacatttatcCCCCAGTTCTCCTGCCCACCTTACTCCACCCTATTAAAAGCTATTCAGTAAACCAACCTTTAACCCCAGCAGAATGAAAATCAAGTCAAGAAGGACTGACAGGAAAAATTAAGAccatttcctcctctgctctaGTTGCGGATAAATGttgaaaaatgagaaactaaaaaaatctttgtacCATCAAGAAAGACTGCTAGAAATTCAGGATTTACAGTACTAATGACAGGCAGCAGTATATAATTCCAATAGTTTGTGTTCCTTTTGTGATAAATGTaacttggaataaaaattcGTGCGAGAATAAAAGGAGcatataattgtatttataacaaaatataGTATAGccaaaggatttcttcctaaaaccTAGCAGTGAAATACCCATTCAGGCGGTAACGACCCTAAGCGACGCTTGCCAGCCTGAAAGAAAGAGCCGGACACAGACAATCAGGCTGAACAATAAGCAGAGCCTGGATGAGATGCCCACCGGCTCCGCACCCGGACGTATCATGCAGACCCCGACCAGAGATGCAATCATGCTAAACAATGGGCAGAGCCAGACCAAGATATCCATCGTCTCCACACCGGACTTGGACACATCACCCTGAGAGCCCAACTGGAGATACAATCAGGAAGCACTCAGAACCTTTCACATGTGAAAGGACTCTGCCCAGTTGGCTATTGACTCAGCTCCGAGGTTCCAGGAAATTCATTCAACCAACCATCTAGACTCTTTGTTGAACAGCAACTGCTCGGAGTTTGgcctcaggacacaaaatcccaataaaaaccccagaccGCAGTCCCTTCCTCATGGATTTAGGAGATCGGTACCTCTGGGTACAGGTCCCTGTCCACCCGGCGCTgcgctgatttatttattgtggtttttctcttgtcatttccgataaaaattgttttataataaattgctttctgtATTAACCATATTTTGCCATTGCATTTATGacacttttaaataaagagGATTCAGTTTTCAGCATCCTTGGTAGCACAGTGCTAACTGGGCACACTGGCATTTCACCTTTGTGGGTTTGGCATTCAGGGGTTTTCAGATTTTCCAACAGTTGGCTGGGAAGCGTCCTGCTATCCACCCTCACAGCATGTAATTCTAGCACTGTTAGCACTTGGAATCAGCAATGGCAGCCCTGTGCATGCATTCCACTGCAGTTACTCAGCCACATGTAGCTAAACTCCATACCTGTCACTGTACTCTGGAATTCTGTGAGTGTACCCAGGCTATCTGCAGGAAATGAGGGGCTTActtgcaggtttgtttttttccacttcaagTAAAGCAGTGTACTGTGGTGTGTTCAGTCTGTCTGCTTTCAGTATTGTACTAGAAAGATGTAAATTGTAgtacttttatttattacattttatagtttaattattatataaagCCTGAGAGACCTACTGTGataattaaagagaaattgaGTATGTGACCTGCACTGGTTACATCCAGTGTTGGGTGTCATCACATGCAGGAGGATCATGTTGTAGTATTAAGCAGCTATGGGTTTGATGTGTCCCCATGCTGTTTAAAGGGCTGGATTAAGGGACATCTATTTGCACAGTCCCTTTTATGcactgcccagcagagctggtaTGAATTCTGGCCCATACAAGTTTGCTCTAGGAAGAAAACTGATAGGAAAGTGAGTTTTGTTGATACAAGAACTCAGTAAAATCTGTAACTTTATATTGATGAACTTTATCTGTACACAGATATCCCTCTTGGAGGTTGGGCTTGGTACTAGGGAAGAgaagttggttttgtttttttgttttttttttttttaattaagagttTAATTTCTAATTGGAGTAATAATTTACATACATACACAGATTTGCAGTTTTTAGGCATGAGCGGGTGATGCTAATCGGCACTCCCAGGATTCCTTTGGGAGCATCTAATACTTCCTGCACCGTCTGATAGAGTTGAAGGGCATTATGGCTACACACTTGGACTGAAATGCCTGGCATATATAACTGCTAGTGAGACAAATCCCAACCAGTGGACTTTGtcagaacaaaacaattttattgCGAAGGAATTAGAGTAATCTGAACTCTCGTATCATTCTTCCTTCTCTATCATATAGAACCATCAAAGTGGGCAGCCATCCCTAGCCTACCCATTACTTTTACATCCCATGAACCCATTGGGATTTTGATTAGTACACAGAGGTTACACTTCATTTGTTTTTTGACAGCCTCTGCCTCTATGTGcaattttgtgtgtgtatgtataaatacaattatatataCCGACACttgtatatatgtgtattatTCAGATGCTGCAtgcaaaaatacacacacatttatacatatatattatagtATTTCTATTTCCAGGGCAGTATTTACCAATTGGGTTGCACATCAAACCCAGATTCTGCTGGCTTCAAATACttgctgtcctggggtgactttatgatcCCCTGTTGCCTCTtctgtttatgttacatattaagttctgcacctttaagactggttcCAAGAGCGAAGGTGGGGAAAGAAGTGCACCACTCACTCTCCCACATGCTTCTCTGGACTGTGTTGTTTCCAACAacatggacagacagcaggacagagctctcctttacttttagtttttagctagctgaggcagagaagttccctggactggtttttttttccctctttttttcttggatctgttcaaacctgctctggactgaaaacctAGAAAAACCCTGGGAGCTCACGCCTGGGGCCTGGGCctcagcactttccagcactggagggactgataagagactgagcCAGTCAAGCTACACCCCTTGTAAAggacttttctggatttgccatctcattgaacagtgagaggtttcattgttttataatattcaatttctgtttaataaacaggttttttttgtctatttttctccaaagaaatctTTTTACCAAACCAGTTGGGGGAGGAGctgctttaatttgctttctgaagggACCTCATTTGGAGGTTTTCTCTCAAATTcgccctaaaccaggacacttGCACAGGGATGCCCATGTGTTCTCATTGACCACGCCTTTACATTTGCTCCCTATGAATTTCCATCCTTCAGGGCAATCTGGTATAGGTTTTCCTAACAAACTCACCAGCTTCAGATACTTAGGCTTTCACAGCAAATACTGGCATAGAGAAGGTGGGGGCTAAAGGACAGTAGTGAAGTCATGGCCTCTGAATCCAGTCCTCTCAGGGAGAAGCGTTTTTAAGTATCacaaaaataactgcagaaCCACCTAAATTACAACTCTTGAGGTGCACAAATGGTTCAGAGTACACCCTGAAGAGATGATTTgcctcttcctccctgctttaATTTGCATACATCTTGTCACCTGGAAATCTTCAGGATATGAAAGAGCAAGAGATAAATATAGTGTTTTCATGGGATAATGCTTTCTCCTAAACCTGCAGGCTGAGCACAATGGTATCCTCCTTCCAGTTCCTTTCTTACCATATGGGCTACATTATAAAGGGTAAATCAATGCCTATAGCCTCCAGTCATGTCAAAAAAGTACAAAACACCTTAAACAAAGATAATTAtgaatttttcaaagaattaCCTCCTCATGAATTTTAAGGCCACGACCCTTTGCATGTTTTCTGTCACATCGCGGAAGATATTGGTTGTAATCTTCTGGTATTCTAAAAACGGCATCATAGGTGAAAAAATCTCCTGTCttgaaaaaagggggaaaaatggcTAATTCACAGAATTGCTTTACTTTACAGATTACAGAATACATGTAGTCAAATCAATACCTAAATAGTGCATATATTACATTAGATGATAACTGTAATATTACAGACCTCAGAAAGTTTGGGCCAGTCCTTTTGAACAGTTTGCAAGATACCTAATGACATATGGTATCATTTATTAAGTTCATTCAGCTCTGAAATTTTCCTTGTGGCAATTTACtaatttacttcattttttccctcctgtaaTCTGCTGTAATTTTGGAAATTTAACTgatctgttttaattttctgcactTAACATTCTCCTTCCTAAATCTGTGTATTTGTCAAATGATCTGGCACAATTATgtaaaagcaaaacaggaactttaaaaaagacaaaggtACCCTGCAGTgtaaacagaatttaatttctgattacAGCAGAATTGAGAAATGTGCCACAGTGGAAATCCTGTGATCCTGTGGTATGCATGACACACATATATCAGGCATGAAAATAAAGCACACTCCAAGCTGTAATATAGTTGTTCAACTGTTGACATAGTTTGCATCCAAATAAGCAAGATAAAAGACCTGCTCTTCTAACAAAGGTGTTTTTGAAATCCAACCAGGAAGTTCTCATAAATTGAATCAAAGCAatttcaacacaaaaaaaaacttttcaaaggAATAAACCAAAATTCACTACTGAAATATGCTGCCAGTTGTTACTGAACTTCATTAAAAGGTCCATATTCTGTTAAACCTGTCAATCATCAGTGGCTTTGTGCATGGCTGACTAAAAGAattttgttgggcttttttcttctctaattttACAGTGTGTCAAATTTAACCTTTGAAAATCTCATGTACTTTGAGTCTTTCAAATAACAGTGCTATTCTCCAAATATAGTCAAGTCATGGCAGGTCAAGGTTATAATGATTCCATTAAAAGGAAAGCATGGCTAAGGGCACTAGTAAGACACTGCTGTAATTTCAGGCTTTATTTGTAAAGGTATCTCCAATACTTGGTTTGGCCAAGAGGAGagattattttgtatttaacCTATCTATCCCTTCACTTCTCAAAAACCATTGATCTTCAGAGGATTTCAGACACTTTCAAGAGTACCCTGCGCATGATTTGTCATCTCCAtcattatttctgtgcttccttgcttctcctttcctccctctcctttcctctccatgATACCAGTTTCATTAGGTGGGTATTTAATTTGTACCCACCACCAGAAATGTTATTTGCGCTTTGGTGGTACTCGTGGCACTATTTGTTACTCATTTCAGAGCAAGAGTGTCTTTTGTTGCTCATGTCAGAGCAGATAATTCATCCTTTCCAGAACTCACAGATAGTCAGCTAGCCTGTTATATCAAAAACAAGCCCTGTcctaaatacatatttaatattttctgccaGATTTGTAGAGACAAAGACAACACTTCTTTGCTCAATATACTGGTaactttctgctgctgtttctctttgctgtaAATTATAACTTGGTTGGCctgggtggtggtggtggtgagcTGTTTCTTAAACCCATCAGAGCAAATGAGTCACACAGAGCTGATGATAAATGTGCACTCAGGGTAGGCATCCTCTGTGTACTGCTGCTAAAGCTAAATGCTTTATTCATTCATTAGTATTCCAGACACATGTAAAATTGGTAATAGCTTTCTCCACATCTCAGAAGAGGAAACACCAGGCACACTGGCTACAATAACTTATGTAAAGCATTCCAGGGAGTAACTGCCAGCTAAGGGACTAAAAGGCAAGAATTTCTAGCGTCTGGCCATGCGATGAGCCCATCTTCTTCCTAATTCTCTGCGCTTCAGTCTCTGATACATTGTTGGTTTTAGGTATTTAAGCTGCAAAAAGGAATGAGACTCCTTTTgctctataaataaaaatattaaaattatctaTTTCCTAAATTGTGCAAAAGAATGGGCTGAATCTGCTTCCTCCCCTGTGTCCAAGGCCTGGGCTGTGAAGAAACCTATTAAACAGCTGTTACCATTTTGTGTTTCCATGCCACTGGAGCATAATTTTTCACAAACCAGGCTGTTGTGAGTGTGAAAACAGACTATATTGTAAGGAAAAGCTCTACCATATGCGTGTTAATTCTGTGTAGACTAATGCGCTCCACCAGCCCCAAGAGCACCCTCTGACCTGCCCTTGCCTTACTCTTGTTGTGCTCTCCCTACTGTTTTGTGAAGCATGGCACCAGTTGTGCCTGATCACCTTTGTGTCAGATCACCTTGCCAAGGTAATGCTGGAATCAACACGAACTACCTGGTGCTTGGTGCATTCATCAGCTTGTCATTTGGAAGAGGAGAAGATTCAGGGGTTGTATTTATTGTTATAAATTGTCATGGCATTGCTATGTTACATTGACATAATAGGAATTTCAGAACTTTtttatactaattttttttttttttgagaaaaaagcctttaatgCCCTTCAACTCTATCAGACATTGTTAAACTTCAATGTCACATATGACACTACGTTGAAAAGTTCATCACCCTGGAACTGTAGTTCAGCTGAGGAAGAAGATGCAAGATTGTTTTCATTACTGATTTTTAATATGAGGACAGAATGAGAAACAATGGTGACATAATGCAGTAGACTGAGGAGTGTGGCTCCTTGCCAGAACACCTGAGGTACTACTTACTGAGTGGCAGTGTACCACCTTCAGAAGCATTCAGTTACAGAAGCATATATTGATGTTATTGTTTTGAGTAGCgctattgatttttattaaagcTGACCATGTGGAAAATTTATGCAATGCACACGGAAAAtcttttccttcaaattaaaatggaaaagtttaTTATTAAAGGGTTCCCAAGAGCGTGTGTTACAACAAAATCCATTGGTGCTGCATCAAACTCTAGTGACGGATGATAcctttcctaatatttttttatttcctaatttcctCACATTTCATTGATACCAAGTGGCCTGCTCATCCTCAGTCCCTGGCAAACAATGTCTCTACCTTCTCCTGTTATCCAGTGAAAGACCTTTCCTTCATTTGCCATCCACAAGTAGCAAACACACTTTGCAAAGATTTTGGCATTAGATAGCCTAGTGACAGAGATTTATGTGCCACacttctgtcagaaaaaaattcttcactgcgAGTGTGGTGAAGCACTAGAACAcgttgcccagagaagttgtagaTGCCTaatccctggagatgttcaagaccaggttggcTGGAACTTTGACcagcctggtccagtggaaggtatccctgcccatgacagaagggtgaactggatgatctttaaggtcatttacaactcaaaccattctgtgatgctgtgatgACTTTTGGCACCTGTCTGATCAGGTCCCTCATGATGAAGGCCGAGCCTTTGCACCGGGTCCAGGCAGAGGGTCTACACTGCGCAGAAATCCACGGCGAACGCTTGTCCCTTTGCCCTGCGCTGCTCCCCGCCTACCCCCGGCTCGCTCCCTTCACTCCCTTACCTTGTACGGCCGGCTGAAATAGCTGAGCTCCGGAGGCCCTTCCCGTTTGGGCGGGACGAAGCTGAAGGCGGAGAAGGAAGCGAGGGCAGGTCGCCTTTTCCCCGGTGAGTTGCCCAGCGCTTCCTGTGCCAAGCGCGTCCCAGTGACGCCCGGCCTGCGTGGCTCGGGGGCGGCCATGCTGTTCCGGCCGCCGTTACCTGGGGTTCGCCCCGAGCCCCCGcggccccggggctggggcagcccgGTAGGAACCCGCCCCGGCCGCCGCTGCGCTCGTGTGCTCGGGGACTCGGGGCGTTCCGTTGAGCTCTGTCAAGCCTGAAGTGTGAATTCTTGGACACCCGATAGTGGAGATTTCATCACAGTCTTGTGAAGCGGCTCCAGTTCCCTGGTCCTTTGTGTCCTTGAAAGCTGGGGAAGAAGGTTATAGCAAAGCGTAGCCGCATGGGACTGTCttttttgcttgtcttttttGCAAGCCTAGCTTGCACTAGGCTCCAAATCCCCCGCTAAAGgggtgtcaggaaaattaatccacaaacaccagaggtttatgtccaaaaaggagactgaggagtccttttactttattcgaataaagggagtGGCCATAGGGCATTCCCCTAGGGTTGTTAGTGTTCAGGAACACATAATCAtggaatgattatatgaagATGTTTTAttaagagctctgggtgtcaggggtacacatacccaaatctgacctgacttggttttgagttgaacatgtttttatactctATCATTATATAACtttcatattaattattaaagtTATATTCTATTTTATGCATTGATTTTACtcaagcatggatttctcatgaTCCCCCCAAACCCCTAACATAGTTTCTCATggttctttaaacaataattatatctaatcacatctaacaattatatcatttatcatatactgactacacaggtgccgtttcacatgatcttagcaagcacaaggcctaacatttcctAGGGCctacttttaacacttttcccagggcttgtgTGATGAATGGGCCAGGAGACCAGCTCCTTTTAAAAACGCCTTTATTAaacaggacagctctggggtgggggggggcCTGAGGGGTCGCACACACTGCCACTGCTCCCACTGGACACTGCAGAAAAGAAGGATCCATGCAGCTTTGTCACTAGGGCAGAAGTAGACCTTCCCTAGACCCTCCTTCTTTGCAGGAGTCCCCAGAAAGATTCATATTCCTGGCCTCATAGTCTAGGGTGTCATCCTAGTTGTGTCCCCTTGAGGTTATGTCGGCCTCTGGAGGGAAGTCAGGGGACTCGTCTGGGTCTTCCTCGTTCGATGATactgtttttattccttcctttttgtgTGGCTTGTTGTCTCGGGGTTTTTTCCAGTCTGTATGCATCCCATGAGTCTCTGGTTTCTCTCATTTACATCAAAGTCCTTATGTCATCCTCCTACTCAGGGCCCAACTGAACAGGGTACAGCAGCTTCGGGCAGGGGTACAATGTTGCCATGTGGGAGTCTAGGAGCAGTgggggcagggcctggctgaaCACAGAACAAGAAACACAGGTGTGATAAATgaatttatgaataaaaattcgcaaaagcttaaataaatatatacatagttataataatataagaaaatataaaatatagtgTAGCAAAGAATTCCTCCCTAGATCCCGCCGCTAATACCCATTCAAGAGATAACAATTCTAGCCGGCACCCGGATAACAATCCTAGCCAGCGCCCATCAATCTAAGAGAATAAGCAAGACACGGGCCATCAGGCTGGACAAAGAAACAAGCCCGGACGAGATACTCATCACCGGACCTGACCACCCCGCCTTGCAAGCCACAGTTGGGGAAGCAATCAAAATggacaaagaaaaaagcccagcTGAAATATTCATCGGCTCCTACCCGGACCCAACCACTCCGTCCTGATGGCTCAACCCAAGATGAAATCAAGGAACACCCAGGACCTTTTTACATATGAGGAGACTCTGCCCAAACGTCTATTGATTTAGTTCCTCAAacccaggaaatccattcaacCAACCATCAAGGATCCTTGGTGAATGGTGCTTGCTTGGAATTTAGCCTCAAGACACAAAACCCCTATAAAAACCCAGAGCAGAGAACCCTCGatcgtggatttgggaaaacCTATACCTTTGAGTATAgacccctgtccacccagcactgcgctgatttattttattgtggttttttttcctttcgttatttgttttattgaaattgttgtataataaattgttttcatatttaacctcattttgcctttgcatttataacagatTGGTGCCGTGACTCGGATCGGAGAAACTGCAGGAGAATCTCGCTGCCCAGGACGGGTACCCCCGCTGATTTTGGCAGCCTGGTGAATCGAGAAACCTCCGCAGCTCGTTCCGATATCCGAACCAAATTTAGGCTAAG
The sequence above is drawn from the Parus major isolate Abel chromosome 2, Parus_major1.1, whole genome shotgun sequence genome and encodes:
- the C2H5orf49 gene encoding uncharacterized protein C5orf49 homolog, with protein sequence MAAPEPRRPGVTGTRLAQEALGNSPGKRRPALASFSAFSFVPPKREGPPELSYFSRPYKTGDFFTYDAVFRIPEDYNQYLPRCDRKHAKGRGLKIHEEEMARPVPVVTSSEYGKHIHKPLDPATGEHARVYSLHAAIYGEGSHPAH